From the Cohaesibacter sp. ES.047 genome, the window GTTCGAAATGGGGGATGCCGCCGACCACATCGACGCCCATATCAAGCGCTTCGATGGTACAGGCTCTCGCGTCCGCGGCGCGATAGAAGCCATCCTGCGGAAAGGCGACCAGTTGCAGGTTGATATAGTCCTTCACCTTGTCCTTGACTGACAGGAGTGCGCGCACGCCCTTAAGACCGTCCCGATCCGACGTGTCGACGTGGCTGCGAATGGCAAGCAGGCCCATGGAGGCGGCCCAGTCGCAATAGGTGAGGGCGCGGGCTTCGATCTGCTCTTCGGTCTGGATCGGCTTTAGCTCGCCCCACAGGGAAATGCCTTCAAGCAGGGTGCCGGAGGCATTGATGCGCGGGGTGCCGTAGGAGAGCGTGGCGTCCATGTGAAAATGCGGGTCGACCAACGGCGGGGCGACGAGATTGCCACTGGCGTCAATGACCTCTGCGGCCTCGGCCTCGATGTTTGGCTCGATGGCCGCAATCACGCCGTTGGAAATCGCGATGTCGGCTTGTCTTCCATCGGGAAGACTGCCGCCCTTGACGATCAGATCGAAGCTCATCTTTCACCTTTTTGGTAGGGAACCATCAGGGCCTTGGGATAGGTGGCCCGGCGGGCCATCACAATGAGGGCCAGAATGGATAGAAGGTAGGGCATCATCAGGAAGACCTGATAGGGAATGACGCCACCGGTCAATTGTTGCAGGCGGACCTGATAGGCATCGAAGGCGGCAAACAGGATCGTGCCCAGAAGAGCCTTGCCCGGCCGCCATGAGCCAAAGACCACCAGCGCGATGCAGACCCAGCCGCGCCCGTTTACCATCTCGAAGAAGAAGGAGTTGAAGGCAGACATGGTCAGGAATGCACCGCCGATGGCCATCAAAGCGCTGCCGACCATCACCGCCCCCATGCGCATGGCGACGACGGAAATGCCCTGCGCCTCAACGGACTCGGGGCTTTCGCCCACGGCACGGACCGCAAGGCCGAGCGGGGTCTTGTAAAGGATATAGGCCACAAGTCCGGCGCAGAGGAAGGCGAAATAGGTGAGTGGTGTCTGGGTGAAAAGCGCTTCACCCAAAAACGGAATGCTGGACAGGCCGGGGATCGCGAAAGGCTCGAAGGCGTCGATTTTCGGGGGGGAGGTCACTTTGGGCAGCACAAGGCGATAGATATAATAGGTCAGCGACGTGGCCAGCAGGGTGATGCCGATGCCTGTGACATGCTGGGACAGGCCGAGCGGCACCGTAAGCAGCCCGTGCAGCGCGCCGATTGACAGGCCGATGAAGGCTGCGATCATGATGCCGAACCAGAGATCGCCGCCGAGATAGACCGTTACCCAGCCAGCAAAGGCGCCTGCGGTCATGATGCCTTCGATGCCAAGGTTGAGGACGCCTGCGCGTTCGCAGATCAGTTCGCCCATTGTGGCAAAGATCAGCGGCGAAGCAATGCGGATGGTTGCGACCCAGAAACTGGTGGTCAGAAGGATGTCGAGAGCTTCCATCATGGGTCTATCTCCATCTGACGCGGTAGCGGGTGAGCATGATGGCAACCACCATGGTGAGAAGAGCGGTGGCAACCATCACGTCGGCAATGTAGCTGGGGACACCAGCCGAGCGGCTCATGGCATCGGCACCAACGAAGATGCCTGCAACGAAAATCGCCGACAGAAGCACGCCAAGAGGATTGAGCAGCGCCAGCATGGCAACAACCACGCCGGTCATGCCGTAGCCGGGCGAGAGATCAAGGGTCAGATTGCCTTTGAGGCCCGCGACTTCCGAGAAGCCCGCGAGGGCTGCAAGGCCACCGGAGAGAAGGGCGGTCTTGGCCAGAACCCGATTGACCGGAATGCCCGCAAAGCCTGCAGCCTTGGGATTGTGGCCGACGGCGCGCATCTCGTAGCCAAGGGTGGTCTTTTTCATGATCACCCATGTGATGATGGCCGAGGCGACCGCGATGACGAAGCCATAATGCAGCCGCTTGCCCTTGACGATGCGGCCAAGGCGACCTTCCGGGTCGATGCTTTCCGAGCGGGGCCAGCCAAGGCCCATCGGGTCCTTGAGAGGGCCTTCGAGCAGCATCGAGACAAACAGCAGGATGACGAAATTGAGCAGCAGGGTCGTGACCACCTCGTCGACACCAAAACGGGTCTTGAGAAGGGCGGGGCCGAGCAGCATCAGCGCGCCGCCAATCATGGTCGCGAACATGATGGATGGGATCAGCAGATAGGCTGGCAGCGGCAGAGCGCCGGTGCCCATGATGACCGTGACCGTTGCGCCGACATAAAGCTGGGCCTCTGCACCGATGTTCCAGAGCTTGGCGCGGAAGGCAACAGCCACGGCAAGGCCGGTGAAGATGAGCGGTGTTGCCCGCGTCAGGGTCTCGAACAGCGCAAATTGGGAGCCTGCGGCACCCTTGGCGACCAGATAGAAGACAGAAAGGGGCGAGGCTCCCGCCAGGAGTACCAATATCGAGGCGAAGATCACCGTGGCGGCAATTGCGCCCAAGGGATACAGGAAGGTCGTCTTGAGCGACGTGGACTCTTTGGGTTCAAGCCGCATCGGGTGCTCCCGCGTTGGTGTCCTTGTGGCCTGCCATGAGCACGCCAAGTTCCTGCACGCTGCGTTCGCCGCGCGCCGAGGGGCTCGACAATTGTCCCTCGCTGATGACGACGATGCGGTCCGACAGGGTGCGGATCTCGTCCAGATCTTCCGATATCAGCAGGATCGCCGCGCCGCGCTTTCGCGCTTCCAGCAAACGATTGTGAACATAGGTGACCGCGCCGACATCAAGCCCGCGGGTCGGCTGGGCGGCGATGATGAGCTTGGGGTTGTCATCCAGCGCACGGGCCAGAATGAGCTTTTGCATGTTGCCGCCCGAGAGCAGGCGGATGCGGGCGTCGGGCGAGGGACATTTGACGTCGTAATCGTCAATCGCCTGTTCGGTGAAGCTTCGAGCCGCTTTCCAGTCCAGCCATCCGGCGCTGGAGAAGGGCTTGTTGCGGTAATTCTCGGAAATGGCGTTTTCCATCACGGACATGTCGCCGATGGCGCCCATGGCGTGGCGATCTTCGGGGATACGGCCAACACCCTTTTTGAGGGCTTGGCGCGGTGACCACTTGTCCACTTCCTTGTTGCCGAGAAGCATGTTGCCCGTCTCTGGCGAGATCATGCCAGACAGGAGCGCTGCGAGCGCGACCTGTCCGTTGCCGGAAACGCCCGCAAGGCCGGTGATTTCGCCTTCGCGCAGGACGAGGTCGACATTTTCGAGCGGTGTGGACGTTCCCTGACGGCCAGTCGACACCTTGATCAGTTCCAATACGGGCTTGCCCGGCTCGACCGGCTCGACTTCGGGCACCTTGATTTCTTCACCCACCATCAAGGCGGCCAGTTCGTGGCGGTCAGTTTCGCCGGTGTTGCGCTCGCCAGTCAGTTTGCCGGAGCGCAGCACAAGCACGCGGTCGCTGATTTCGACGACTTCATGCAGCTTGTGGGAGATGAAGATCACCGACATGCCCTTGGCGATGAGCATCTTCAGCGTCTTGAAGAGGGCATCTGTTTCAAGCGGTGTCAGAACGGCGGTGGGCTCATCCAGAATGAGGATGCGGGCGTCGCGGTAGAGCGCCTTCAATATTTCAACGCGCTGGCGCTCGCCAACCGTGAGTTCTGAGACCATGGCATCCGGATTGACCGAGAGGCCAAAATCGCTGGAGAGCTTTTGGATTCGGGCGCGGGCAGCCTTGCGGTCAAATTTCCATGACCACAGGCTTTGGGTACCAAGAGCGATGTTGTTGAGCACCGACAGATTGTCTGTCAGGGTGAAGTGCTGATGCACCATGCCGATGCCTGCATCCAGAGCGGCGGCGGGGTCGCCCGGGGGCAACTGTTGGCCGAAAATCTCGACCGTTCCTTCGTCGGCAACATAGTGGCCGAAAAGGATGTTCATCAATGTCGTCTTGCCAGCACCATTCTCACCAAGCAGAGCGATGACTTCGCCCTTTTTTAGCTCGAACGCGATCGCGTCATTGGCCACCAGAGGACCAAATCGCTTGGTGATGCGGTCGAGGCGGAGAACAATCTCCGCCTCTCTCGGGGTTTGGTTGGCCATTAACTGGATTTCGGTTCAGAATCGTTGATTTCAACAGTGAATGAACCATCCTTAATGGCAGCTTCCTTTTCCTTGATCAAGGTCAGGGCTTCTTCGGGAATCTTGCCTTCGAAGGTGCCAAAAGGAGCTAGCGAGCAGCCACCTTCTTTCATGAAGGAATAGACGCCGTAGTCTTCGGCGGTGAAGCTGCCGGCTTTGAGCTGGGCAATGGCGTGATCAAGCGTGGGCTCGAAATGCCACAGGGCGGACGCAACCACGGTCTCGGGATAATCCGGCTGGGTGTCGATCACGTTGCCAATTGCCAGAAGGCCTTTTTCCTTGGCGGCGTCGGAGACACCAAAGCGTTCGGCATACAGAATGTCCGCACCGGCCTCGATCTGGGCAAAAGCGGTTTCCTTGGCTTTGGGCGGATCAAACCAGGAGCCGATGAAAGCAACCTGGAAGGTGATGTCCGGCTGGACTTCCTTGGCTCCGGCCATGAAGGCATGCATCAGGCGGTTAACCTCGGGGATCGGGTAGCCGCCGACCATGCCGATGTTGTTGGTTTCGGTCATCGCACCGGCGATGATGCCCGACAGGTAGGAGGCATCCTGAATATAGTTGTCGAAGGTGGCGAAGTTGGGCAGATCTTCCTTGGACTTGAAGCTCGACCCCATCAGGAAAGCCACGTCAGGATAGTCGGCTGCCACGCTA encodes:
- a CDS encoding ABC transporter permease → MEALDILLTTSFWVATIRIASPLIFATMGELICERAGVLNLGIEGIMTAGAFAGWVTVYLGGDLWFGIMIAAFIGLSIGALHGLLTVPLGLSQHVTGIGITLLATSLTYYIYRLVLPKVTSPPKIDAFEPFAIPGLSSIPFLGEALFTQTPLTYFAFLCAGLVAYILYKTPLGLAVRAVGESPESVEAQGISVVAMRMGAVMVGSALMAIGGAFLTMSAFNSFFFEMVNGRGWVCIALVVFGSWRPGKALLGTILFAAFDAYQVRLQQLTGGVIPYQVFLMMPYLLSILALIVMARRATYPKALMVPYQKGER
- a CDS encoding ABC transporter ATP-binding protein: MANQTPREAEIVLRLDRITKRFGPLVANDAIAFELKKGEVIALLGENGAGKTTLMNILFGHYVADEGTVEIFGQQLPPGDPAAALDAGIGMVHQHFTLTDNLSVLNNIALGTQSLWSWKFDRKAARARIQKLSSDFGLSVNPDAMVSELTVGERQRVEILKALYRDARILILDEPTAVLTPLETDALFKTLKMLIAKGMSVIFISHKLHEVVEISDRVLVLRSGKLTGERNTGETDRHELAALMVGEEIKVPEVEPVEPGKPVLELIKVSTGRQGTSTPLENVDLVLREGEITGLAGVSGNGQVALAALLSGMISPETGNMLLGNKEVDKWSPRQALKKGVGRIPEDRHAMGAIGDMSVMENAISENYRNKPFSSAGWLDWKAARSFTEQAIDDYDVKCPSPDARIRLLSGGNMQKLILARALDDNPKLIIAAQPTRGLDVGAVTYVHNRLLEARKRGAAILLISEDLDEIRTLSDRIVVISEGQLSSPSARGERSVQELGVLMAGHKDTNAGAPDAA
- a CDS encoding BMP family ABC transporter substrate-binding protein — translated: MADNKIFFPSVSRRHFMQLTGAGAAALTLGGLGHRAYAAEPIKTAAIYTVPVEQQWVSRLHIAAEAAAERGDIEYVYSENTSNSDYERVMREYCEAGHKLILGEVFGVEEAARSVAADYPDVAFLMGSSFKSKEDLPNFATFDNYIQDASYLSGIIAGAMTETNNIGMVGGYPIPEVNRLMHAFMAGAKEVQPDITFQVAFIGSWFDPPKAKETAFAQIEAGADILYAERFGVSDAAKEKGLLAIGNVIDTQPDYPETVVASALWHFEPTLDHAIAQLKAGSFTAEDYGVYSFMKEGGCSLAPFGTFEGKIPEEALTLIKEKEAAIKDGSFTVEINDSEPKSS
- a CDS encoding ABC transporter permease, which produces MRLEPKESTSLKTTFLYPLGAIAATVIFASILVLLAGASPLSVFYLVAKGAAGSQFALFETLTRATPLIFTGLAVAVAFRAKLWNIGAEAQLYVGATVTVIMGTGALPLPAYLLIPSIMFATMIGGALMLLGPALLKTRFGVDEVVTTLLLNFVILLFVSMLLEGPLKDPMGLGWPRSESIDPEGRLGRIVKGKRLHYGFVIAVASAIITWVIMKKTTLGYEMRAVGHNPKAAGFAGIPVNRVLAKTALLSGGLAALAGFSEVAGLKGNLTLDLSPGYGMTGVVVAMLALLNPLGVLLSAIFVAGIFVGADAMSRSAGVPSYIADVMVATALLTMVVAIMLTRYRVRWR